GCGATTTCTAATGAACTTCGTCAAACGCACCATCATAACGACGGCAGTTTTCCTGATTTACGCGCAACTGTTTCCGGCTCAGCTTTATGTGGCAGGATTTGGTGTTGCGGTAGTCGGTGCATTGGTGCTCGGCGTCTTGAATGGTCTGTTGCGACCAATTCTAGTGATTCTGTCGATACCAATCACGATTCTGACACTAGGTTTGTTCCTGATCGTGCTGAATGGTTTGATGCTAAGCATGATGACTTGGTTCGTACCAGGCATTGTGTTCAGCGGTTTCGGCGCTACGATGTTGCTGGCGGTCATTATTTCCGTGTTGAATATGATGTTTGTCGGCAAAAATTAAAGTGACGATTGAAAATGGCTTGCGATCTGCAGGCCATTTTTGCGTGACTTGAATGAACTAAAGGCTTATCGTTACCTTCCAACGAAGCGCACAATGTGAATGACCTTTTGCGAATGTTTCAACCTGCTG
This genomic window from Lacticaseibacillus paracasei subsp. paracasei contains:
- a CDS encoding phage holin family protein — its product is MNFVKRTIITTAVFLIYAQLFPAQLYVAGFGVAVVGALVLGVLNGLLRPILVILSIPITILTLGLFLIVLNGLMLSMMTWFVPGIVFSGFGATMLLAVIISVLNMMFVGKN